The nucleotide sequence TCGGGATCGATCGCGATCCGGTCGACGCGATCCCACGAGGTGGGGGAGGCTGAGTACCCGCAGCTGTACCGCATCGTGCGGGAGCTGACGCAGGCCAACGACATGCCGATGCCGGGGGTCTACGTCTCCGACATGCAGCAGCCCAACGCGTTCGCGACCGGGCGCAACCCGCAGAACGCCAAGGTCGCGGTGACGAAGGGCATCCTGCAGCTCCTCGACGAGCGTGAGCTCCGAGGCGTGCTGGCCCACGAGCTCAGCCACGTGGCGAACCGCGACATCCTGGTCGGCTCGATCGCGGCCGCGATCGGCACCGCGATCAGCTACCTCGCGTGGATGGCGCTGTGGTTCGGCGGCGACGACGAGGGCGGGAACCCGATCGTGGCGCTCGTCGCCTGGCTCCTCGCGCCGATCGCCGCCGGCCTGATCCAGATGGCGGTGTCGCGCTCCCGGGAGTTCCAGGCCGACGAGTCGGGGGCGTTCCTCTCGAGCGACCCGCGGGCACTCGCGAGTGCGCTGCAGAAGCTCGAGCAGACCAGCAGGCGCGTGCCGCCGCCGCACTCGCTGCAGCCCGGCGAGGCCCACATGTTCATCGTGAACCCGCTGGCGGCGCTGAAGGGCCGCGGCCTGACGAGCCTGTTCTCGACCCACCCGCCCACCGAGGAACGGGTGGCGCGCCTGATGGCGATGCAGGACGAGGCATACCGCCGGCAAGGACCGATCGGGAACTAGCGGACTCGGTCGGCTCCTCGAGACGTGATTGCGAGGGGTTCAACCCGGGCGAGCTCGGCAGGGACCTCCCTCTTCCGACGCAGGCGGTACTACGGAGGTGCCTGCCGAGCCGACGCGAGGGGGCGTGCCACCGTGAGGTCCGCCCGCCCCCAGG is from Actinomycetota bacterium and encodes:
- a CDS encoding zinc metalloprotease HtpX gives rise to the protein MTVTPGINRAKTWILLAALMGLFLAVGALLGGRAGMTIALVMGLGFNFAMYWWSGSIAIRSTRSHEVGEAEYPQLYRIVRELTQANDMPMPGVYVSDMQQPNAFATGRNPQNAKVAVTKGILQLLDERELRGVLAHELSHVANRDILVGSIAAAIGTAISYLAWMALWFGGDDEGGNPIVALVAWLLAPIAAGLIQMAVSRSREFQADESGAFLSSDPRALASALQKLEQTSRRVPPPHSLQPGEAHMFIVNPLAALKGRGLTSLFSTHPPTEERVARLMAMQDEAYRRQGPIGN